TAAAGCCCGTGGACGTATCTGGCTTGTGTCCTGGAGTAGCGCCAGTGCAAGCGTTTGTATTTATCGAGGATGGAGATACATTGCGATACAAAACGACGGAGGCGGCAGGTTCAACCGCCGCCTCCGTCCGGAAACGCTAGCGAACGCTCTTCAATACGAGCCTGGCTTCCAGACCGCCTTCCGGACGGTTCTGCAATGAGAGCGATGCGTCCATCGCCAAAGCGAGTTGACGAGCAATAGCGAGGCCGAGTCCCGTACCCCCCGTGCCGCGGTTGCGCGATCCTTCCAGCCGATAGAACGGCTCGAACACCGCGTCCAGCGATTCGGCCGGAATACCCGGCCCGCGATCGAGCACGGAGATTGTCACTTGCCCGTCCTGCGAAGCGGCCAATCTGATTTCAGCCGAGCCGCCGAACTTCAGCGCGTTGTCAACCAGATTGCCCACGATCCGGCGCAACGCCTGGGGGCGCGTCACTAACGCGGTGGAGATTTGCCCATGCAGCGACACGTCCTTGCCGGCATCCACGTAGTCGAGCACAAGGCTGTCGAATAGTGCATCCGGATCGATCCGCAACGGCGCCTCGGTGGCACCGTGCATGGTGCGCGCATACGTGACACCTTCCTTGACCATCGTTTCCATTTCCCGCAGGTCCTGCTGCAGTTTTACACCCTCGGCACTGTCGTCCATCACATCGAGGCGCAAACGCATGCGCGTGATCGGTGTTTGTAAGTCATGCGAAATTGCCGCGAGGATCTGCAGGCGCTCGGTCATGTACATCTTTATACGGTCCTGCATGGCATTGAATGCCCGCGCTGCGCGTGCCACTTCGTCCGGTCCGTCTTCGGGTAGACGCTCCGCTTTGAGATCGGGGCCGAGCGTATCGGCCGCCCGCGCCAACTGGCTCAATGGGCGCGTCGCGATGCGTACGGCCAGCCAGCAGCATGCGGCCAGCACCACCAGCTGCAGCACCAGCACCCACGACAACCACGGTGACAGCGGCGCACTGGGCATGGGGTGATAGTCGATCGTCAGCGGCGTGCCGTCACTCAGTTGCAGATGAACCTGCAGACGATCTGGGTCGCCCGGTACGGCGTTGGCCGTGAGCGGATAGCGCTTGCCGATGCCATCCGCGATGGATTGCGCCACCTTCGCCGAGAGCGCCGCGTCAGGAGGCGTACCGCTTACGCCCGGCCCTAGCGCGAAGGTATAGGTGCGCCGCGCCAGCCGCGGCAGCCATTCGGCACGCTCGCTGGGCGGCAGATGATCGAGCAACGCAACCGAGCTCGTAACCTCGCGCTCGATGTAACCCATCATCACGTTGGTCATGGTCTGGTCCCGCTCCGTCCTGGTGAGCCAGACCGACAGCGTTTGCACCAGCGCAAGGCTGACAAACAGAATCAGCGCGAGCCGGGCGAACAGCGTGCGCGGCGGCCATCGCAGCAAGGCATTGCGTTTCATTGATCGCCTTCGACCATGGTCACGGCAGCAGAGAACACGTAGCCCTCGCTACGCAGCGTCTTGATGTAGCGCGGTTCGCGTGCGGTGTCCTGCAGGCGCTGCCGCAAACGGCTCACCAGCAGATCGATCGAGCGGTCGAACGCGTCGGCCTGACGGCCCTGGGTCAGATTGAGCAACTGGTCTCGCGTCAGCACGCGTTGCGGGTGATCGAGAAATACGCGCAGCAGGCGGTACTCCGCGCCACTCAGGGCCACCATGGTGCCCTCGGCGTCGAGCAGATGACGCGCGACAGTGTCGAGCCGCCAGTCGCCAAAGCTGATCATCGGCGAGGTTTCCGTCACCTGCATGCCGGGCGGCAGCATCCTCGCGCGGCGCAAGACCGAGCGGATGCGCGCCAGCAGTTCGCGCACGGCAAACGGCTTGGACAGGTAATCGTCGGCGCCCATTTCCAGCCCGACAATGCGATCCGTCTCTTCGCTGCGGGCGGTCAGCATCAAAACCGGCACCGCGCGAAACTTGCCCGCACGCAATTCGCGGCACAGGACGAGACCATCCTCTCCGGGCATCATCAGGTCGAGCACGATCAGATCAGGCGCACCCTGCTCCAGCACGGCGCGCATCTGGCGACCGTTAGCGGCCAGCGATACGCGCATGCCGTTCTTCTCGAGATAGGTCGCAATGAGTTCGCGGATGCCGCGATCGTCATCGACGATCAGGATGTGGTCGGTGTTTTCCA
The sequence above is drawn from the Paraburkholderia phenazinium genome and encodes:
- a CDS encoding response regulator yields the protein MENTDHILIVDDDRGIRELIATYLEKNGMRVSLAANGRQMRAVLEQGAPDLIVLDLMMPGEDGLVLCRELRAGKFRAVPVLMLTARSEETDRIVGLEMGADDYLSKPFAVRELLARIRSVLRRARMLPPGMQVTETSPMISFGDWRLDTVARHLLDAEGTMVALSGAEYRLLRVFLDHPQRVLTRDQLLNLTQGRQADAFDRSIDLLVSRLRQRLQDTAREPRYIKTLRSEGYVFSAAVTMVEGDQ
- a CDS encoding ATP-binding protein, whose translation is MKRNALLRWPPRTLFARLALILFVSLALVQTLSVWLTRTERDQTMTNVMMGYIEREVTSSVALLDHLPPSERAEWLPRLARRTYTFALGPGVSGTPPDAALSAKVAQSIADGIGKRYPLTANAVPGDPDRLQVHLQLSDGTPLTIDYHPMPSAPLSPWLSWVLVLQLVVLAACCWLAVRIATRPLSQLARAADTLGPDLKAERLPEDGPDEVARAARAFNAMQDRIKMYMTERLQILAAISHDLQTPITRMRLRLDVMDDSAEGVKLQQDLREMETMVKEGVTYARTMHGATEAPLRIDPDALFDSLVLDYVDAGKDVSLHGQISTALVTRPQALRRIVGNLVDNALKFGGSAEIRLAASQDGQVTISVLDRGPGIPAESLDAVFEPFYRLEGSRNRGTGGTGLGLAIARQLALAMDASLSLQNRPEGGLEARLVLKSVR